In Anaerolineales bacterium, one DNA window encodes the following:
- a CDS encoding DEAD/DEAH box helicase family protein: MRKISEDRTRKEMIDPQLEQAGWYLRDHSKVKIEIPVDGYDKEPWNGVSDYCLYRENGEVLAVVEAKKTVIDVRLAEAQLTYYVTEIEKHQSFRPFGFLVNGLEIYFVDVGISAKREVFGFFTREDLENLLYIRQNAKPLSSVEINNKIVDRSYQHEAIRRVGEAFTNGKRKALIVMATGTGKTRTTMGLIDVFMRSNQARRILFVADRDALVEQAKDDGFEKFIPNEPCTRLHSWDDPNARTQRLYAVTLQTLSNIFEQFSPAFFDLIVFDEVHRSIYNKFNEVLEYFDARQVGLTATPANYINRDTFLAFDCTEGKPTYLYTYEQAIEDKYLVDYELYAARTKFQRQGIHGVDLTEEERNALIEKGLDPDDINYEGTELEREVSNRDTLRKQWEEIWEVCKKDSSGQLPGKTIVFAMTQPHALRLQAAFDEMYPQFPNLTKVITHKSEYRGTLVDAFKKKDEPRLAISVDMLDTGIDVPEVVNLVFMKPVQSPIKLQQMIGRGTRVQAACRNLALLPNFEKKDFLIIDFWENNFSRDAKEVVDVSTPVLVTIFNTRLKLLETYFKDQKDPDCKQVIADLRDQIQQIPTDSFTIRKHMPEIEEAWTDAFWDYLIPSKIEFLKLKVAPHLRLVPGVDVAAATFISKVERLKLLKRTGKEASGTIQSIVEDAQSLRDTILSDGEIKAKSMCVPEKLVEFSNNELNLLRDVLSPCMKNKMRYDSFLELDLLDSIAISGYILLTKSGEKMYVAEYRRLVEARILELVTNHPTIKAIQQGQKIDDWQLLELERTLTKELGEGDLEVTPENLKKVFAHTADSFLGLVRQVLDMQYLPDYKDLVARQFEAYVTQHSPAYNADQIRFLRAVQSVFLQKRHLETADLYDAPAIVGFGQDAVERWFTENEVSEIVAFANRLEV, translated from the coding sequence TTGCGAAAGATTTCCGAAGATCGCACCCGCAAGGAAATGATCGACCCGCAGCTGGAACAGGCGGGTTGGTATCTACGCGATCATTCCAAGGTGAAGATCGAAATCCCTGTGGATGGTTATGATAAAGAGCCGTGGAACGGGGTTTCAGATTACTGCTTGTACCGCGAAAATGGGGAAGTGTTGGCGGTCGTGGAAGCCAAGAAAACAGTTATTGATGTTCGCCTGGCGGAAGCACAACTCACCTATTACGTGACCGAGATCGAGAAGCATCAAAGTTTCCGTCCATTTGGCTTTCTGGTTAATGGATTGGAAATCTATTTTGTAGATGTCGGCATTTCAGCAAAGCGTGAAGTGTTCGGCTTCTTCACGCGGGAAGATCTGGAAAACCTGCTATACATTCGCCAGAATGCAAAGCCGCTCAGTTCTGTTGAAATTAACAACAAGATCGTTGACCGTTCCTACCAGCACGAAGCCATCCGCCGCGTGGGAGAGGCATTCACAAACGGAAAACGCAAAGCCTTGATCGTCATGGCAACAGGGACAGGCAAGACGCGCACCACGATGGGCTTGATCGATGTGTTCATGCGCTCCAATCAGGCACGGCGGATTTTATTCGTGGCTGACCGCGATGCACTCGTTGAGCAGGCAAAGGATGATGGCTTCGAGAAATTCATTCCCAATGAACCCTGTACCCGCCTACATAGTTGGGACGACCCGAATGCGCGCACGCAGCGCTTGTACGCGGTAACACTCCAAACGCTGAGCAATATCTTCGAGCAGTTCTCTCCCGCCTTCTTTGACTTGATCGTCTTCGATGAAGTCCATCGCTCGATCTACAACAAGTTCAACGAAGTACTTGAGTATTTCGACGCCCGTCAGGTGGGACTGACCGCCACGCCCGCCAATTACATCAACCGCGATACCTTCCTTGCCTTCGATTGCACGGAAGGCAAGCCGACCTATCTCTACACCTACGAACAAGCCATCGAAGACAAATATCTCGTGGACTATGAACTCTACGCGGCGCGGACCAAGTTCCAGCGGCAGGGCATTCATGGCGTGGACTTGACCGAGGAAGAGCGCAACGCCCTGATCGAAAAGGGACTTGACCCCGACGACATTAACTACGAAGGCACGGAGCTGGAAAGGGAAGTCAGCAACCGCGACACGCTGCGCAAACAATGGGAAGAAATTTGGGAAGTGTGCAAGAAAGACTCTTCGGGGCAGTTGCCTGGCAAGACGATTGTCTTTGCAATGACACAACCGCATGCCCTGCGCTTGCAGGCTGCCTTTGATGAGATGTATCCGCAGTTCCCGAATTTGACTAAGGTCATCACGCATAAATCAGAATATCGCGGCACGCTGGTGGATGCGTTCAAGAAGAAGGACGAGCCGCGCCTTGCCATTTCTGTGGACATGCTCGATACGGGTATTGACGTTCCCGAAGTGGTCAATCTCGTGTTCATGAAGCCTGTGCAATCGCCGATCAAGTTACAGCAGATGATTGGGCGTGGGACGCGGGTTCAGGCGGCGTGTCGTAACTTGGCTTTACTGCCGAACTTCGAGAAGAAGGATTTTCTCATCATTGATTTTTGGGAGAATAACTTCAGCCGAGACGCCAAGGAAGTTGTTGATGTATCCACGCCTGTGTTGGTGACAATCTTCAATACACGCTTGAAACTGCTAGAGACCTATTTCAAAGACCAGAAAGACCCCGATTGCAAACAAGTGATTGCAGACCTGCGCGATCAGATTCAACAAATCCCAACTGACTCTTTTACCATTCGCAAGCACATGCCAGAGATCGAAGAAGCATGGACAGATGCCTTCTGGGACTATTTAATTCCCAGCAAGATCGAATTCCTGAAATTGAAAGTCGCCCCGCACCTGAGGCTCGTCCCTGGCGTGGACGTTGCCGCGGCGACCTTCATCAGTAAAGTGGAACGCTTGAAGCTGCTCAAGCGCACGGGCAAGGAAGCCAGTGGAACCATTCAATCCATTGTGGAAGATGCGCAGAGTTTACGCGACACAATTTTGTCTGACGGTGAAATCAAAGCAAAGAGCATGTGTGTCCCTGAAAAACTGGTTGAATTCTCGAACAACGAATTGAATTTGCTTCGAGATGTTCTTTCACCGTGTATGAAAAACAAAATGCGTTATGACTCTTTCCTTGAACTCGATTTACTGGATTCCATCGCCATCAGTGGCTACATTTTGCTCACCAAAAGCGGAGAGAAAATGTACGTGGCGGAATACCGTCGCTTGGTGGAAGCCCGCATTTTGGAACTGGTTACCAACCACCCGACAATTAAAGCCATTCAGCAGGGACAAAAGATTGACGACTGGCAACTGCTCGAACTGGAGCGCACGCTGACCAAGGAACTAGGCGAAGGCGATCTGGAAGTGACGCCCGAAAACTTGAAGAAGGTCTTTGCTCATACCGCCGATAGTTTTCTCGGCTTGGTGCGCCAGGTGCTGGACATGCAGTACCTGCCCGATTACAAGGATTTGGTGGCGCGGCAGTTTGAAGCCTACGTGACCCAGCACTCGCCAGCGTACAACGCCGACCAAATTCGCTTTTTGCGTGCCGTGCAAAGTGTATTCTTGCAGAAGCGCCATCTCGAAACCGCTGACCTATATGATGCGCCTGCTATAGTTGGATTTGGTCAAGATGCAGTGGAACGCTGGTTTACAGAAAATGAAGTTAGTGAGATCGTTGCCTTTGCAAATCGGTTGGAAGTCTAA
- a CDS encoding TIGR02594 family protein has product MAEETGKYRSIATLNVREAPSASSKALGRLVVDEVIEKIGESEDGQWIQFRFKDAEAWSSAKFLAKVPYIPPPGEDFPWMAIAEAEQGISEIPGRGNNPRVLEYLRSTENLGTHALSRDETPWCSAFVNWCLQQAGYEPTKNALARSWLYWGQEVETPRRGCIVIFRRERIYGHVGFYLGETETHIKVLGGNQHNPQTKIFEVSEKYYPKSELMGYRIPK; this is encoded by the coding sequence ATGGCAGAGGAAACCGGAAAATACCGCTCGATTGCAACCCTGAATGTGCGTGAAGCGCCCAGTGCCTCCTCCAAGGCGTTGGGCAGGCTGGTGGTTGACGAGGTCATCGAGAAGATCGGCGAATCGGAGGACGGTCAGTGGATTCAATTTCGCTTCAAAGACGCGGAGGCATGGTCGTCGGCGAAGTTCCTCGCGAAAGTCCCCTACATCCCGCCGCCGGGCGAGGATTTTCCCTGGATGGCAATCGCGGAGGCGGAGCAGGGAATCAGCGAGATCCCCGGGCGCGGGAACAATCCTCGTGTGCTGGAGTACCTGCGTTCCACAGAGAACCTGGGCACGCACGCCCTCTCCCGTGACGAAACGCCCTGGTGCTCCGCATTTGTGAATTGGTGCCTTCAGCAGGCGGGCTATGAACCTACGAAAAACGCGCTTGCCAGATCCTGGTTGTATTGGGGGCAGGAGGTCGAAACGCCTCGCAGAGGCTGTATTGTCATCTTTCGGCGCGAGAGGATCTATGGTCATGTCGGCTTCTATCTTGGAGAGACAGAGACTCACATCAAAGTGCTGGGCGGCAATCAGCACAATCCGCAGACGAAGATATTTGAAGTAAGTGAAAAATATTATCCAAAATCCGAGTTGATGGGGTATCGAATCCCAAAATAA
- a CDS encoding restriction endonuclease subunit S yields the protein MVSSNLADWQKVTFEDAFTDITAKATKVDQSEFLHSGKYPIVDQGQNFIAGYTDDEELVWGDNLPVVIFGDHTRILKYVDFPFVLGADGTKVLKPNKDILPLFAYYQLLSFDIPSAGYSRHFKFLKDYKFQYPSMDEQKRIASLLRRADHLRQLRRTAHDLGDALLQSVFLEMFGHVRVNDKKWELARFEDVCETRLGKMLDDKKQTGKNKRPYLRNFNVRWHSLDLSDIAEMDFDEKDRKEFRLQYGDVLICEGGEVGRAAIWRNEMEECYFQKALHRARPNSKLANPEYIVHLLWWMAQSGGLVDSTSQVTFAHLTGEKLKELAIPVPPLSLQEEFAGVVARVESLRGRMGESTRQVEGLFESLLAESFG from the coding sequence ATGGTAAGTAGTAATTTGGCTGATTGGCAAAAAGTAACTTTTGAAGATGCTTTCACCGATATTACAGCGAAAGCCACAAAAGTAGACCAAAGTGAGTTTTTGCACTCTGGTAAATATCCAATTGTCGATCAAGGTCAAAATTTTATTGCAGGTTACACAGACGATGAAGAATTAGTTTGGGGAGATAATTTACCAGTTGTTATTTTTGGCGACCACACAAGAATTTTGAAATACGTTGATTTCCCATTTGTTCTTGGAGCAGACGGAACGAAAGTACTTAAGCCAAACAAAGATATTCTTCCATTATTTGCTTACTATCAATTATTGAGTTTTGATATTCCTTCTGCTGGTTACAGTCGTCATTTCAAATTTCTGAAAGACTATAAGTTTCAATATCCTTCGATGGATGAGCAAAAGCGAATTGCGTCCCTGCTGAGGCGCGCTGACCATCTGCGTCAACTGCGGCGTACTGCGCACGATCTCGGCGATGCCCTGCTCCAGTCCGTGTTTTTGGAGATGTTTGGTCACGTAAGAGTAAATGATAAAAAATGGGAATTGGCGAGATTTGAAGATGTTTGCGAAACTCGGTTAGGCAAAATGTTGGACGACAAAAAACAAACTGGCAAAAACAAGCGTCCTTATTTGCGAAACTTCAATGTTCGATGGCATAGTCTCGATTTATCTGATATTGCCGAAATGGATTTTGATGAAAAGGACCGAAAAGAATTTCGACTTCAATATGGCGATGTTTTGATTTGCGAAGGCGGAGAAGTTGGTCGAGCCGCAATTTGGCGTAATGAAATGGAAGAATGTTATTTTCAAAAGGCATTACATCGGGCACGCCCTAATTCAAAATTAGCAAATCCAGAATACATTGTTCATTTACTTTGGTGGATGGCGCAAAGTGGTGGCTTGGTTGATTCAACTTCACAAGTTACGTTTGCACATTTGACTGGTGAAAAACTGAAAGAATTGGCAATCCCTGTCCCACCGCTGAGCCTGCAAGAAGAGTTTGCGGGCGTGGTGGCGCGGGTCGAGTCCCTGCGTGGGCGGATGGGCGAGTCCACGCGGCAGGTGGAGGGGTTGTTTGAGAGTCTGCTGGCGGAGAGTTTTGGGTGA
- a CDS encoding class I SAM-dependent DNA methyltransferase produces MLTDPKLRSQVDALWDKFWTGGLSNPLDAIEQFSYLLFLKRLDDRENAAERQAKRKGTTYQPSVKREMRWGYWTQMKAEEALSHLKNVVFPGLVELADVKSSFGEYMKGAQCKINKAGLLIEACNLIDQMKIAEQNQDVQGDLYEYMLGHMQFAGRGGQFRTPRHIIRMMVQMVDPKPRERIGDLAGGTGGFLVNAHQYILEKHTSAGILEYDAEGQAHHLIGDQLSAAERSFMSTKKYLRGFDNDSGMTILRIGSMNLMLHGIESPQFYYMDSLSKSFDDEREYDVILMNPPFKGAVDKGGVHPTLPADTTKSELLFLHLILRALDMGGRAAVIVPDGVLFGSSRAHVEVRRRIIEENRLDGVVSMPSGVFKPYAGVSTAVLFFTRGAQTKDIWFYDMAHDGFSLDDKRVAIDENDIPDVVNCWEKRTNKKFVESRKLRVDELRTLLAPLKEERRKMQAEINRLTFDHVIGSASSGISTPSAFGTSPKSDMETLDDNQDKTVVFGGGRVGADLSAAQTRLSNIESQISAPQSELDRLTRQFWVTKEQVKANKYDLSASRYRQVDADAVYHEKPSVTLERLAKLESVMLDEIKELGKLVNGK; encoded by the coding sequence ATGCTAACCGACCCTAAACTTCGCTCGCAAGTAGATGCCCTCTGGGATAAGTTCTGGACGGGGGGACTCTCTAACCCGCTCGATGCGATCGAGCAGTTTTCGTATTTGTTGTTCTTGAAGCGGCTGGATGACCGCGAGAACGCGGCTGAGAGGCAGGCAAAACGCAAGGGGACGACGTATCAGCCGTCGGTTAAGAGGGAGATGCGTTGGGGGTATTGGACGCAGATGAAGGCGGAGGAGGCGTTGAGTCATCTGAAGAATGTAGTGTTCCCAGGGTTGGTCGAGTTGGCTGATGTGAAGTCGTCGTTTGGGGAGTATATGAAAGGGGCGCAGTGTAAGATCAATAAGGCGGGGTTGTTGATCGAGGCGTGTAATTTGATCGATCAGATGAAGATCGCGGAGCAGAATCAGGATGTGCAGGGCGATCTGTATGAGTATATGCTGGGTCACATGCAGTTTGCGGGGCGCGGTGGACAGTTCCGCACGCCGCGGCATATTATCCGCATGATGGTGCAGATGGTGGATCCGAAGCCGCGCGAGCGCATTGGCGATCTGGCGGGCGGGACGGGCGGGTTTCTCGTCAACGCGCACCAGTATATTTTGGAGAAGCATACATCGGCGGGGATTTTGGAGTACGATGCCGAGGGGCAGGCACACCATCTGATTGGCGACCAGTTGTCGGCGGCGGAAAGATCGTTCATGTCGACGAAGAAATATTTGCGGGGTTTCGATAATGATTCGGGGATGACCATCCTGCGGATCGGGTCGATGAATCTAATGCTGCACGGGATCGAGTCGCCGCAGTTCTATTACATGGATTCGCTGTCGAAGTCGTTCGATGATGAGCGCGAGTATGACGTGATCCTGATGAATCCGCCGTTCAAGGGCGCGGTGGATAAGGGCGGCGTTCATCCCACGCTGCCAGCGGACACGACGAAGAGCGAGTTGCTTTTTCTGCATTTGATTTTGCGGGCGCTGGATATGGGCGGACGGGCGGCGGTGATCGTGCCCGATGGGGTGCTGTTCGGGTCGAGCCGCGCGCATGTGGAGGTGCGTCGCAGGATCATAGAGGAGAATCGGCTGGACGGGGTGGTGTCGATGCCTTCGGGTGTGTTCAAGCCGTACGCGGGGGTGAGCACGGCGGTTCTGTTCTTCACGCGCGGCGCGCAGACGAAAGATATTTGGTTCTATGATATGGCGCACGATGGTTTTTCGCTGGACGATAAGCGGGTGGCGATTGATGAGAATGATATTCCCGATGTGGTGAATTGTTGGGAGAAGCGGACGAATAAGAAGTTCGTGGAAAGTAGAAAGTTGCGCGTGGATGAATTGCGGACTTTGCTTGCGCCGTTGAAAGAGGAAAGACGAAAGATGCAGGCGGAGATTAATCGCCTCACCTTCGACCATGTGATTGGTTCTGCTTCGAGTGGCATTTCAACCCCCTCCGCCTTCGGCACCTCCCCCAAATCCGACATGGAAACTTTGGATGACAACCAAGATAAAACTGTCGTATTTGGGGGAGGACGGGTGGGGGCTGATTTATCTGCCGCGCAAACGCGCCTGTCGAATATCGAATCTCAAATCTCTGCTCCCCAATCTGAATTGGATCGTCTGACCCGCCAGTTCTGGGTGACGAAGGAGCAGGTGAAGGCAAACAAGTACGATCTCTCTGCCAGCCGCTACCGTCAAGTGGATGCGGACGCCGTTTATCACGAGAAGCCGTCTGTGACGCTGGAACGGTTGGCAAAGTTGGAAAGTGTGATGCTTGATGAAATAAAAGAACTTGGAAAATTGGTAAATGGTAAGTAG
- a CDS encoding P-loop NTPase fold protein, which yields MAKKKDLLAIFSDKPARKDLLNFKDYSNLLANVITNSETPSTIGIFGEWGSGKTSLMLMIEELLQKKGIKTIWFNAWKYDKEEALWRALILSIVRGLNTGQKEIDDTTLKLYEAVSTEKLGQVQIDWIEIGKTLMKGAAFLVAPLFLIPGIANAFANASFLDQVSDAFTRRKIQQSRERISSIEQFEEYYKQLVSKHISGDERIVILIDDLDRCVPVRSLDVLEALKSFLDATGCVYVVACDTRLINQGLLEKYDNKSGIHVDEYLAKIVQFSFAIPPIRVEDAEKFIKNFGLSVDSLEIRRLIATTIERNPRKLKRFLSDLTIKTQLVKTRKLLLKPENLVKMSCIALAWKEFWQATLKDVTVFTRAQNIAMSEKGVEKSPDDIEFEKIFHIDNRLQELLRTAPSVTDADLHEYIFLSTATSLGSFKSSFTDDAQSKATTRGLSSSEIGDIVISDKQKAILSNVIKAIRQNEFLISIKGMPGSGKTTLLRVLENTESGDFVAVYVRMDGILKYVAPELVNWMIELGRRISQELSQKGFQVRFQFDENNFSILNFIKFLSEATFAIKNRQLLIMLDEYDAMPSSARDIFDDQFIQVFDPVFSTNPKITVIVCGRELRYTDKSPMQMANLAINISETTIEDFAQEYERIISLPTTDYDHGEAFRLLFLFENELRHLISNQFNKKDWWQQGVPQDLYFKAKYRIGNMENVGERLSVFSLGELFKIILSSDNWDRFFNEIFGDRNALLAKSSLIVKARNSIAHSRTLSLYEMEQLVSSVKELLEIVHNQNLKA from the coding sequence ATGGCAAAGAAAAAAGATTTACTTGCTATTTTTTCTGACAAGCCCGCGCGCAAAGACTTGTTGAATTTTAAGGACTATTCCAATTTGCTGGCAAATGTCATCACGAATAGTGAGACACCTTCAACCATTGGAATTTTTGGCGAATGGGGCAGCGGCAAAACAAGTCTTATGCTTATGATTGAAGAACTTCTCCAGAAGAAGGGAATCAAGACAATTTGGTTTAATGCTTGGAAATACGACAAAGAAGAAGCACTTTGGAGAGCATTGATTCTGAGCATTGTTCGCGGACTAAACACTGGACAAAAAGAAATAGACGATACGACTTTGAAATTGTATGAGGCTGTGTCAACAGAAAAACTTGGACAAGTTCAAATTGATTGGATTGAAATTGGAAAAACACTGATGAAAGGCGCTGCGTTCTTAGTTGCGCCTTTATTTTTGATACCTGGAATCGCCAATGCGTTTGCAAATGCAAGTTTTCTCGATCAAGTGTCTGATGCTTTTACCCGCAGAAAAATACAACAAAGCCGAGAAAGAATTTCATCAATTGAGCAATTTGAAGAATATTACAAGCAACTTGTGAGTAAACATATTAGTGGTGATGAGCGAATTGTTATTCTTATTGACGATTTAGATAGATGCGTACCAGTTCGTTCATTAGACGTGCTTGAAGCGCTAAAATCTTTTTTGGATGCAACAGGATGTGTTTATGTTGTCGCTTGTGATACTCGATTAATAAATCAGGGACTTTTGGAAAAATATGATAATAAGAGCGGAATTCACGTCGACGAATACTTAGCAAAGATAGTTCAATTCTCGTTTGCTATCCCGCCAATAAGAGTCGAAGATGCAGAAAAGTTCATAAAAAATTTTGGGTTGAGTGTTGATTCTCTGGAAATACGTCGGCTAATTGCAACAACTATTGAACGAAACCCAAGAAAACTCAAGAGGTTTTTGAGCGATTTAACAATAAAAACGCAATTAGTAAAAACCAGAAAATTATTACTAAAACCCGAAAACCTTGTAAAAATGTCTTGCATAGCATTGGCATGGAAAGAGTTTTGGCAGGCAACGCTTAAAGACGTGACCGTGTTCACTCGCGCTCAGAATATAGCAATGTCAGAAAAAGGGGTTGAGAAATCCCCTGACGACATCGAGTTCGAGAAGATTTTCCATATTGACAATCGCCTACAAGAGTTACTCCGCACTGCGCCTTCAGTTACAGATGCAGATTTGCATGAATATATTTTCTTGTCTACAGCTACATCCCTAGGTTCTTTCAAATCATCATTTACAGATGATGCACAGTCAAAAGCAACCACAAGAGGATTGTCGTCTTCAGAGATAGGCGACATTGTAATTAGTGATAAGCAAAAAGCGATATTGAGTAATGTTATTAAAGCGATTAGGCAAAATGAGTTCCTTATCTCTATAAAGGGAATGCCAGGATCAGGAAAGACTACCTTACTTCGAGTTTTGGAGAATACTGAGTCTGGGGATTTTGTTGCAGTGTACGTAAGGATGGATGGAATATTGAAATATGTTGCTCCAGAGCTTGTTAACTGGATGATTGAATTAGGTCGGAGAATTTCGCAGGAATTAAGTCAAAAGGGATTTCAAGTGCGTTTTCAATTTGATGAAAACAACTTTAGTATATTAAATTTCATTAAATTCTTGAGTGAAGCTACCTTTGCGATTAAGAATAGGCAACTGTTAATAATGCTTGACGAGTATGATGCTATGCCAAGTAGCGCACGCGATATTTTCGATGACCAGTTTATTCAGGTTTTTGACCCTGTTTTTTCAACGAACCCAAAAATTACTGTGATCGTTTGCGGGAGGGAACTCCGATACACAGATAAGTCACCAATGCAGATGGCTAATCTAGCTATAAACATAAGCGAAACAACAATCGAGGATTTTGCTCAAGAATATGAAAGGATCATTTCTTTGCCTACGACAGATTACGATCATGGCGAAGCGTTTAGACTTTTGTTCTTGTTTGAAAACGAACTTCGGCATTTGATTTCAAACCAATTTAATAAGAAAGATTGGTGGCAGCAAGGAGTTCCTCAGGATCTTTATTTTAAGGCGAAATATAGGATAGGAAATATGGAAAATGTGGGGGAAAGGTTGAGTGTGTTTTCTTTAGGTGAATTGTTTAAGATTATCTTGTCAAGCGATAATTGGGATCGTTTCTTCAATGAAATATTTGGTGATAGAAATGCTTTGTTGGCAAAATCGTCTTTAATAGTCAAGGCTAGAAACAGTATTGCTCATTCAAGAACTTTGTCTTTATACGAAATGGAACAATTAGTGTCTTCGGTAAAAGAATTGCTGGAAATTGTTCACAACCAAAATCTGAAAGCTTAA
- a CDS encoding PspC domain-containing protein gives MTVQRHPLRRSKRNRIVAGVCGGLAEFFGISSFWFRLALVIALIPGGVPGILIYLIAMIMIPSE, from the coding sequence ATGACCGTTCAACGACATCCCCTGCGCAGATCGAAACGCAACCGCATTGTGGCCGGCGTGTGCGGGGGACTCGCCGAATTCTTCGGGATCAGTTCCTTCTGGTTCCGCCTCGCGCTGGTGATCGCACTGATCCCGGGCGGCGTGCCGGGGATACTGATCTACCTGATCGCGATGATCATGATCCCCTCGGAATAA
- a CDS encoding CarD family transcriptional regulator, translating to MEFQTGDNVVHCTHGLGRVLAIEERVFFDKITSYYMVQMADLTIWVPADDKLKRRLRFPNNTAGFRKLLSILSSPAEPLPDDRRQRNLQVSEMLEDGKAESLCKAIRDLSANRQSRSWSESDNALMRRAQKALIGEWSFVFSITPLEAEKELQRLLLR from the coding sequence ATGGAATTCCAGACGGGTGATAATGTCGTCCACTGCACCCATGGGCTCGGGCGGGTGCTTGCGATCGAGGAACGCGTCTTCTTCGACAAGATCACCTCCTACTACATGGTCCAAATGGCGGACCTGACCATCTGGGTCCCTGCCGATGATAAGTTGAAACGCCGCCTGCGTTTTCCGAACAACACGGCCGGTTTCCGGAAGCTGCTTTCCATCCTGTCGAGTCCCGCGGAACCGCTCCCGGATGACCGCCGTCAGCGCAACCTGCAGGTGTCCGAGATGCTGGAGGACGGCAAGGCAGAGTCCCTTTGCAAGGCGATTCGTGACCTTTCCGCCAACCGTCAATCCCGCTCCTGGAGCGAATCGGATAACGCATTAATGCGGCGCGCCCAGAAGGCGCTGATCGGGGAATGGAGTTTTGTTTTCTCGATCACGCCGCTCGAAGCGGAGAAGGAACTTCAGCGGTTGTTGTTGCGTTAA
- a CDS encoding NfeD family protein yields MESIYGSFFCLIAAIFIVMFISLATAIRIVREDTRLTVYRLGRNIGDRGPGLVLLIPFIDKGEFKKLGGLEKEPSDRPVGAVGETLTTVFRDGKVLVSNGEWDAVSQAPIASGRRVRVVRMLLEVEEE; encoded by the coding sequence ATGGAAAGTATCTACGGTTCCTTTTTTTGCCTCATTGCTGCAATATTCATTGTAATGTTCATCTCGCTTGCTACTGCCATTCGCATTGTGCGCGAGGATACACGCCTGACCGTCTATCGTCTCGGGCGGAATATCGGCGACAGGGGCCCTGGGCTTGTGCTGCTCATCCCGTTTATCGATAAGGGAGAATTTAAAAAACTGGGTGGCTTGGAAAAAGAACCGAGCGACCGCCCGGTTGGAGCGGTGGGCGAAACACTCACGACCGTTTTCCGGGATGGAAAGGTTCTGGTCTCGAACGGAGAATGGGATGCCGTCAGCCAGGCCCCAATTGCCTCCGGTCGGCGCGTGCGCGTGGTCCGCATGCTGCTCGAAGTGGAAGAGGAATAA